One Halioglobus japonicus DNA segment encodes these proteins:
- the thiI gene encoding tRNA uracil 4-sulfurtransferase ThiI — protein MKFVVKFFSEITIKSRPVRKRLVAKLHYNLNAVVREYDPDVVIKHGWDKLQVHTELQDPQQIAAMVGAMRNVAGISYILEVAEFPLPELDNIVDYVLPIYADRLKGKNFAVRCKRNGDHPFKSVEVERKVGGALLARTEAAGVKLKQPEVPVELEISRKTLFVIKERHRGLGGFPVGSTDPVISLISGGFDSPVATYLTMKRGMRSHFLFFNLGGRDHEIGVKEVALYLWQKFGCNQRVLFISVPFEEVVAELLTRVEDSQMGVILKRMMLRVANQIAEELEIDALVTGEAVAQVSSQTLRNLSVIDEVSERLVLRPLVATDKGDIVRTANDIGTGEFAASMPEYCGVISVNPTTRARLERVRAEEECFDMSILERAVTNASRTRIDRLAEEELERTEVEVLSVPLAESVIIDIRHPDEEELAPLAVHVPVEKIPFYELHSKGDSLHPDKTYMLYCGKGVMSRLHASHLVESGCLNVKVYAP, from the coding sequence ATGAAATTCGTCGTCAAATTCTTCTCTGAAATTACGATCAAGAGCAGGCCCGTGCGCAAGCGCCTGGTGGCCAAGCTTCATTACAATCTGAATGCGGTCGTGCGCGAATATGATCCGGATGTAGTTATCAAGCACGGCTGGGACAAGCTGCAGGTTCACACCGAGCTACAGGACCCCCAGCAGATTGCGGCAATGGTGGGTGCCATGCGCAATGTAGCAGGCATCTCCTACATTCTCGAAGTGGCTGAATTCCCCTTGCCGGAGCTCGATAACATCGTCGACTACGTGCTGCCCATTTATGCAGACCGGCTGAAAGGCAAAAACTTTGCCGTGCGCTGCAAACGCAATGGCGACCACCCCTTCAAATCCGTGGAGGTAGAGCGCAAGGTCGGTGGGGCGCTTTTGGCCCGCACCGAGGCCGCGGGGGTGAAGCTCAAACAGCCTGAGGTGCCGGTTGAGCTTGAGATCAGCCGCAAGACCTTATTTGTGATTAAAGAGCGGCATCGTGGGCTTGGCGGCTTCCCGGTGGGCAGTACCGACCCGGTGATCTCACTGATTTCCGGTGGCTTTGACTCCCCCGTGGCGACCTACCTGACCATGAAGCGCGGCATGCGCAGTCATTTCCTGTTCTTTAACCTGGGTGGGCGCGATCACGAGATCGGCGTGAAGGAAGTGGCCCTGTACCTGTGGCAGAAGTTCGGGTGCAACCAGCGCGTGTTGTTCATCAGTGTGCCCTTTGAAGAGGTGGTTGCAGAACTGTTGACCCGTGTCGAAGACAGCCAGATGGGCGTGATTCTCAAGCGCATGATGCTGCGTGTGGCTAACCAGATTGCCGAAGAGCTGGAAATTGATGCGCTGGTGACAGGTGAGGCTGTGGCACAGGTGAGCAGCCAGACCCTGCGCAACTTGTCGGTGATCGACGAGGTGAGTGAGCGCCTGGTCCTGCGACCGCTGGTGGCTACGGACAAGGGAGATATTGTGCGCACGGCGAATGACATTGGCACCGGCGAGTTCGCTGCCAGTATGCCGGAGTACTGTGGCGTTATTTCGGTGAATCCGACCACGCGTGCACGCCTGGAGCGGGTTCGCGCGGAAGAGGAGTGCTTCGACATGTCGATTCTCGAGCGGGCGGTGACGAACGCCAGCCGCACGCGCATCGATCGGCTCGCCGAGGAAGAACTGGAGCGCACCGAGGTTGAGGTGTTGTCCGTACCGTTGGCTGAAAGCGTCATCATCGATATTCGCCACCCGGACGAGGAAGAGCTCGCGCCGCTGGCTGTCCATGTACCGGTGGAGAAGATCCCGTTTTACGAGCTGCACAGCAAGGGCGATAGCCTTCATCCGGACAAGACCTACATGCTGTACTGTGGCAAGGGCGTCATGAGTCGCCTGCATGCCAGCCATCTGGTGGAATCAGGGTGTTTGAACGTCAAGGTTTACGCCCCGTAA
- the typA gene encoding translational GTPase TypA, whose translation MRDKLRNIAIIAHVDHGKTTLVDCLLQQSGTLDRRNEGAERIMDSNDQEKERGITILAKNTAIEWNDYHINIVDTPGHADFGGEVERVLSMVDSVLLLVDAVDGPMPQTRFVTSKAFEQGLNPIVVVNKVDRPGARPDWVIDQVFDLFDRLGATEEQLDFPVIYASAIEGIAGLDHEDMSADMQPLFETIVEKVPSPEVDTEGPLQMQISALDYSSYVGVIGVGRITRGKLTPNTQVVIAGADGEYRKGKVLQVMGYLGLERVDVDSAEAGDIVCITGIDGLNISDTLCDQDAVEALPALTVDEPTVSMTFQVNDSPFAGKEGKYVTSRNIKERLDRELIHNVALRVEQGDSPDKFKVSGRGELHLSVLIESMRREGFEMGVSRPEVIQKEIDGELQEPYEQLVIDCEEEHQGSLMEELGLRRAELENMVPDGKGRVRLEFIIPARGLIGFRSQFLTMTSGSGIMTHVFDHYGPVKNAEIIHRTNGVLVSMVKGKTLAYGLFNLQDRGRLFIDPNIEVYEGQIVGLHSRSNDLVVNPTKAKQLTNVRASGSDEALTLTPPVKHTLEQALEFIEDDELVEVTPESIRLRKKLLQEHERKRASRG comes from the coding sequence TTGAGAGATAAACTACGTAATATCGCGATCATTGCCCACGTTGACCACGGTAAAACCACCCTGGTGGATTGCCTATTGCAGCAATCAGGCACCCTGGACCGCCGCAATGAAGGCGCTGAGCGCATCATGGACTCCAATGACCAGGAGAAAGAGCGCGGTATTACCATTCTGGCCAAAAATACGGCCATTGAGTGGAACGACTACCACATCAATATTGTGGACACTCCCGGGCACGCCGACTTTGGCGGCGAAGTTGAGCGGGTGCTGTCTATGGTGGACTCCGTTTTGCTGCTCGTGGACGCCGTTGATGGCCCCATGCCGCAGACCCGCTTTGTGACATCCAAAGCATTTGAGCAGGGCCTGAATCCGATTGTGGTCGTCAACAAGGTTGACCGCCCCGGCGCGCGCCCCGACTGGGTGATCGATCAGGTGTTCGACCTGTTTGACCGCCTCGGTGCCACCGAAGAGCAGCTCGACTTCCCAGTGATCTATGCCTCTGCCATCGAAGGTATTGCGGGCCTGGATCACGAGGACATGTCGGCTGATATGCAGCCTCTGTTCGAGACCATTGTTGAAAAGGTACCTTCACCGGAAGTCGATACCGAGGGCCCCCTGCAGATGCAGATCAGTGCCCTGGACTACTCCAGCTACGTCGGCGTTATCGGCGTGGGCCGCATTACCCGCGGCAAGCTGACCCCCAACACCCAGGTGGTAATCGCCGGTGCTGACGGTGAGTATCGCAAGGGCAAGGTGCTGCAGGTGATGGGTTACCTGGGCCTGGAGCGGGTCGATGTCGACAGCGCTGAAGCGGGCGATATCGTCTGTATTACCGGTATCGATGGCCTCAATATCTCTGACACCCTGTGTGATCAGGACGCGGTTGAGGCTCTGCCTGCGCTGACCGTGGATGAGCCCACTGTGAGCATGACCTTCCAGGTGAACGATTCACCTTTCGCCGGAAAGGAAGGCAAGTACGTCACTTCGCGCAACATCAAGGAGCGCCTTGATCGCGAGTTGATTCACAACGTTGCCCTGCGTGTCGAGCAGGGTGACAGCCCCGATAAGTTCAAGGTATCCGGCCGCGGCGAACTGCACCTGTCGGTACTGATTGAATCCATGCGCCGCGAAGGCTTTGAGATGGGCGTATCCCGCCCTGAAGTGATTCAGAAAGAAATCGACGGCGAGTTGCAGGAGCCCTACGAGCAGTTGGTCATCGACTGTGAAGAGGAGCACCAGGGCTCACTGATGGAAGAGCTGGGCCTGCGCCGCGCGGAGCTCGAAAACATGGTTCCGGACGGCAAGGGTCGAGTGCGGCTGGAATTTATAATCCCGGCGCGCGGCCTGATTGGCTTCCGCTCCCAGTTCCTGACTATGACCTCCGGCAGCGGCATCATGACCCACGTGTTCGATCACTATGGGCCGGTGAAGAATGCCGAGATCATCCACCGCACCAATGGTGTTCTCGTGTCCATGGTGAAGGGTAAGACCCTGGCCTATGGCCTGTTCAACCTGCAGGACCGCGGTCGCCTGTTCATCGATCCCAATATCGAGGTATATGAAGGCCAGATTGTTGGCTTGCACAGCCGCAGCAATGACCTGGTGGTTAACCCCACCAAGGCCAAGCAGCTGACCAACGTGCGCGCATCCGGTTCTGACGAAGCCCTTACCCTTACCCCGCCTGTTAAGCACACTCTGGAGCAGGCGCTGGAATTCATCGAAGACGATGAGCTGGTGGAAGTGACGCCTGAGAGTATTCGCCTGCGCAAGAAGCTGTTGCAGGAGCACGAGCGCAAGCGCGCCTCTCGCGGCTGA
- the dtd gene encoding D-aminoacyl-tRNA deacylase has translation MKALLQRVSTAKVEVGGETVGEIGAGLLVLLGLDKGDDEAKAQRLLDKLLGYRVFADDEGRMNRSVADTGGGILLVSQFTLSADTRKGTRPSFSSAMPPAEAEGLYNLTLQMLRDKHADVAAGSFGADMQVSLTNDGPVTFLLEL, from the coding sequence TTGAAAGCCCTGCTACAGCGTGTGTCCACGGCCAAGGTCGAGGTCGGCGGTGAGACAGTAGGCGAAATCGGGGCCGGGCTACTGGTGTTGCTCGGCCTCGACAAAGGCGACGACGAGGCCAAGGCCCAGCGTCTGCTGGATAAGCTGCTCGGCTATCGGGTGTTTGCAGACGATGAAGGCCGCATGAACCGCTCGGTGGCAGATACCGGTGGAGGGATATTACTCGTCTCCCAGTTCACACTCTCCGCCGATACACGCAAGGGTACCCGCCCGAGCTTTTCCTCGGCCATGCCGCCGGCAGAGGCTGAAGGCCTCTATAACCTGACGCTGCAGATGCTGCGGGACAAGCATGCCGACGTGGCGGCCGGTTCCTTTGGGGCCGATATGCAGGTGAGCCTTACCAACGACGGACCGGTCACGTTCCTGCTGGAGCTTTGA
- a CDS encoding GNAT family N-acetyltransferase produces MDTNVTPDWQTVGFDELNTRQLYEILKLRQEVFAVEQTSIYLDVDGLDQEAMHISLWEGDELLAYERCLPPGLQETESTIGRIVVAPAARGRNLGRELVRRGVEHNLARWPGHNIRMHAQAHLEKFYNAFEFYTEGEEYILDGIPHLEMVFKAPAGT; encoded by the coding sequence ATGGATACGAACGTGACCCCCGACTGGCAGACTGTGGGCTTTGACGAGCTCAATACCCGGCAACTCTACGAGATTCTGAAACTGCGGCAGGAAGTGTTTGCCGTGGAGCAGACCAGTATTTACCTGGATGTCGACGGCCTGGACCAGGAGGCCATGCATATCAGCTTGTGGGAGGGGGATGAGCTGCTGGCCTACGAGCGCTGCCTGCCCCCTGGCCTGCAGGAAACCGAGAGCACCATCGGTCGGATTGTGGTGGCCCCGGCCGCCCGGGGGCGGAATCTCGGGCGTGAGCTGGTACGCCGCGGGGTCGAGCACAATCTGGCCCGCTGGCCCGGTCACAATATCCGCATGCACGCCCAGGCCCACCTGGAGAAGTTTTATAACGCCTTTGAGTTTTACACCGAGGGAGAGGAGTACATCCTCGACGGTATCCCGCACCTGGAAATGGTGTTCAAAGCTCCAGCAGGAACGTGA
- a CDS encoding cyclic nucleotide-binding domain-containing protein, producing MLAKAELSQDFTILGRQYKQLVAALLEAVNMPGIPMEVGPTDRGNFRGFDGNQFYVIERGSLTARYQGKLIYVMEQGEILLPDIAGNQEEEAAVYFGSDAGARLTAYSALEFMRQVFEDPAAIRLWTRLLITYSGLMLRITSGSVEADAGATPGFEIYEPGEIIIRQGDRADYVFNMSVGTAEVIVDDVPVGRIVDGEIFGAMAALTQADRSATVRAKTTCSVVKVPKEQFTELIQRNPATIHSLLIDMANSIVNLNEQLVGLRG from the coding sequence ATGCTGGCGAAAGCAGAGCTCTCCCAGGATTTCACCATTCTCGGCCGTCAGTACAAGCAGTTGGTCGCCGCCTTACTCGAAGCGGTGAATATGCCGGGCATTCCTATGGAAGTGGGCCCGACTGACCGCGGCAACTTCCGCGGATTCGACGGCAACCAGTTCTATGTCATCGAGCGCGGTTCGCTCACCGCTCGCTATCAGGGCAAGCTGATTTACGTGATGGAACAGGGCGAAATTCTCCTCCCGGATATCGCTGGCAACCAGGAAGAAGAGGCCGCGGTGTACTTTGGCAGTGACGCCGGTGCCCGTCTGACGGCCTACTCCGCCCTCGAGTTCATGCGCCAGGTGTTTGAAGACCCGGCGGCCATCCGGCTGTGGACACGCCTGCTGATTACCTACTCTGGATTGATGCTGAGAATCACCTCAGGCAGCGTCGAAGCCGACGCCGGTGCGACACCGGGTTTCGAGATTTATGAGCCGGGTGAAATCATTATTCGCCAGGGCGATCGTGCCGACTATGTATTCAACATGTCTGTCGGTACGGCAGAAGTCATCGTCGACGATGTGCCGGTAGGGCGGATTGTCGACGGTGAAATATTTGGCGCCATGGCGGCGCTGACTCAAGCAGACCGCAGTGCCACCGTGCGGGCCAAAACGACCTGTTCAGTGGTGAAAGTACCCAAAGAGCAATTCACGGAGCTGATTCAGCGCAACCCGGCCACTATTCACAGCCTCCTGATCGATATGGCCAACTCCATCGTTAATCTCAACGAGCAGTTGGTCGGATTACGGGGCTGA
- the parC gene encoding DNA topoisomerase IV subunit A has protein sequence MSDIIEIDDDGIEQVSLKSYTEKAYLDYSMYVILDRALPHVGDGLKPVQRRIVYAMSELGLKASAKFKKSARTVGDVIGKFHPHGDSAAYEAMVLMAQDFSYRYPLVDGQGNWGSPDDPKSFAAMRYTESRLTAYADVLLGELGQGTVDWVPNFDGTLEEPSVLPAQVPNVLLNGTTGIAVGMATDVPPHNLNEVVSATVHLLENPKATVSELCEFVQAPDFPTEAEIITPREDILAMYESGRGALKMRARWEKEDGDIVVSALPHQVSGSKVLEQIAQQMQAKKLPMVADLRDESDHENPTRLVIVPRSNRVDIEGVMNHLFATTDLERSYRVNLNVIGIDGRPGVKGLDRILKEWLSFRTDTVRRRLEFRLEKVLRRLHILEGYLVAFLNIDEVIHIIRTEEKPKQALMDRFGISDIQAEAILELKLRNLAKLEEMKIRGEQDELEKERDNLEKILGSAARLKTLIKKELLAVAEQYGDDRRSPLVTRDEAKAFSELELMSSDPITVVMSQMGWIRAAKGHEIDPTTLSYKSGDGYKMSVRGRSNQPTVILDSTGRAYTVPSHNLPSARGQGEPVTGRINPPSGATFEGMMTGGDEQLYLLASDAGYGFVGKLSDLQTKNKAGKAALSLPKGGKVMQPAAIGETEGAWVAAVSNEGRLLVFPLADLPQMARGKGNKIIGIPPARVQAREEWVVSVQVLRAGDTLVVHAGKRHHKLKFSDLEHYRGERGRRGNKLPRGFQKVDAMVVEG, from the coding sequence ATGTCAGACATAATAGAAATCGACGACGACGGCATCGAACAGGTGTCGCTCAAGAGCTATACCGAGAAGGCCTACCTGGATTACTCCATGTATGTGATTCTCGACCGGGCCTTGCCCCATGTGGGCGATGGCCTGAAACCGGTACAGCGGCGCATCGTCTACGCCATGAGCGAGCTGGGCCTGAAGGCCTCGGCGAAATTCAAGAAGTCAGCCCGCACCGTGGGCGACGTTATCGGTAAATTCCATCCCCACGGAGACAGCGCTGCCTATGAGGCCATGGTGCTCATGGCGCAGGACTTCAGTTACCGCTACCCGCTGGTAGATGGCCAGGGTAACTGGGGCTCGCCGGACGATCCCAAGTCCTTTGCGGCCATGCGCTATACCGAATCGCGCCTCACCGCCTATGCCGATGTTCTGCTGGGCGAACTGGGCCAGGGCACCGTCGACTGGGTTCCCAACTTTGACGGCACCCTCGAGGAACCCTCGGTGTTGCCGGCCCAGGTGCCGAATGTGCTGCTCAATGGCACCACCGGCATCGCTGTAGGTATGGCGACCGATGTGCCTCCGCACAACCTTAATGAAGTAGTCTCTGCCACCGTACACCTGCTGGAAAATCCCAAGGCCACTGTCAGTGAGCTGTGCGAATTCGTGCAGGCACCGGACTTCCCCACCGAAGCGGAAATCATAACGCCTCGTGAAGATATTCTGGCCATGTACGAGAGCGGTCGCGGTGCGTTAAAAATGCGTGCCCGCTGGGAGAAGGAAGACGGCGACATTGTCGTCAGTGCCCTGCCGCATCAGGTGTCCGGTTCCAAGGTGCTGGAGCAGATTGCCCAGCAAATGCAGGCCAAGAAGCTGCCCATGGTGGCTGACTTGCGCGATGAATCCGACCACGAGAACCCCACGCGCCTGGTGATTGTGCCGCGCTCTAATCGGGTGGACATTGAAGGGGTGATGAATCACCTGTTTGCCACCACGGATCTGGAGCGCAGCTACCGGGTCAATCTGAATGTGATTGGCATCGATGGTCGTCCCGGGGTAAAAGGCCTGGACCGTATCCTCAAGGAGTGGCTGTCTTTCCGCACCGACACGGTTCGCCGCCGGCTCGAATTCCGCCTCGAGAAAGTGCTGCGTCGCCTGCACATTCTGGAAGGCTATCTGGTGGCCTTCCTAAACATTGACGAAGTCATCCACATTATTCGCACCGAGGAAAAGCCCAAGCAGGCCCTGATGGATCGCTTTGGCATCAGCGACATCCAGGCAGAAGCCATCCTCGAACTGAAGCTGCGCAACCTCGCCAAGCTCGAGGAAATGAAAATTCGCGGCGAGCAGGATGAGCTCGAAAAAGAGCGCGATAACCTCGAGAAGATTCTCGGCAGCGCGGCGCGCCTCAAGACGCTGATTAAGAAAGAACTGCTGGCCGTGGCAGAACAATACGGTGATGACCGTCGCTCGCCGCTGGTAACCCGCGACGAGGCCAAGGCCTTCAGCGAACTGGAGCTGATGAGCTCCGACCCGATTACCGTGGTTATGTCGCAAATGGGCTGGATTCGTGCGGCGAAGGGTCATGAAATCGACCCGACCACACTCTCCTACAAGTCTGGCGACGGCTACAAGATGTCGGTGCGAGGCCGCAGTAACCAGCCCACCGTCATACTGGATTCCACCGGCCGGGCCTATACCGTCCCGTCCCACAATCTACCCTCGGCCCGAGGCCAGGGCGAACCGGTGACCGGGCGCATTAACCCACCGTCCGGTGCCACGTTCGAGGGCATGATGACCGGCGGTGACGAACAGCTGTATCTGCTCGCTTCCGACGCGGGCTATGGCTTTGTCGGCAAGCTCAGCGATCTTCAGACCAAGAACAAGGCCGGTAAAGCCGCCCTGTCTCTGCCCAAAGGTGGCAAGGTCATGCAACCGGCTGCCATTGGTGAGACTGAGGGTGCCTGGGTGGCCGCAGTGTCCAATGAGGGCCGCCTGCTGGTGTTCCCGTTGGCCGATCTGCCGCAGATGGCACGCGGCAAGGGCAACAAGATCATTGGTATTCCGCCGGCCCGGGTACAGGCCCGTGAGGAATGGGTGGTCTCGGTGCAGGTGTTGAGGGCAGGCGATACGCTGGTGGTTCACGCCGGCAAACGTCACCACAAGCTGAAGTTCTCTGACCTCGAGCACTACCGAGGTGAGCGCGGGCGGCGCGGTAACAAGCTGCCGCGTGGGTTCCAGAAGGTGGATGCCATGGTGGTTGAGGGCTGA
- the serB gene encoding phosphoserine phosphatase SerB gives MSEILLITISGEDHPGVTAGVTAILAQHRVNILDIGQAVIHATLSMGILIELPAGVDREAVTAAVDAQAEAQGMRVKVSPVASVAYDEWIQAQGRARYIITLLARKITADQLARVTEVVSRHNLNIDSINRLSGRIPLGELPALSKACVEFSVRGPLADSSAFRRDLLEVAGALDVDLAFQEDNMFRRNRRLVAFDMDSTLIEAEVIDELAVHAGVGDQVSEITERAMRGELDFSESFRARVALLEGLGEEALERIAGELRITEGAEHLISTLRKLGYKTAILSGGFTYFARYLQQRLGIDYVHANELDIENGQVTGKVTGTIVDGERKAFLLRQLAEQEGLDLQQVIAVGDGANDLPMLSAAGLGIAFRAKPLVKQSAEQSISTLGLDAILYLLGFSDRYQSDH, from the coding sequence TTGAGCGAAATCCTGCTGATTACCATCTCCGGCGAAGATCACCCCGGCGTCACTGCTGGCGTTACTGCCATTCTGGCGCAACACCGGGTTAATATTCTGGATATTGGCCAGGCAGTGATTCACGCCACCTTGTCCATGGGCATATTGATTGAACTTCCCGCTGGCGTTGATCGCGAGGCGGTTACCGCTGCCGTGGATGCCCAGGCTGAAGCCCAGGGCATGCGGGTGAAAGTAAGCCCTGTGGCGAGCGTGGCCTACGACGAGTGGATCCAGGCCCAGGGTAGAGCGCGCTATATCATTACGCTGCTGGCGCGCAAGATTACTGCGGATCAATTGGCCCGAGTGACCGAGGTTGTATCGCGGCACAACCTGAATATAGACAGCATTAACCGCCTGTCCGGGCGTATTCCGCTGGGTGAGTTGCCCGCCCTGAGTAAGGCCTGTGTGGAATTCTCGGTGCGTGGTCCGCTCGCTGATTCCAGTGCTTTCCGGCGCGATTTGTTGGAGGTCGCCGGGGCGCTGGATGTCGACCTGGCGTTCCAGGAAGACAATATGTTCCGTCGCAATCGGCGCCTGGTCGCGTTTGATATGGACTCAACCCTGATCGAGGCCGAAGTGATTGACGAGCTGGCTGTTCACGCCGGTGTGGGTGATCAGGTCAGTGAAATCACTGAACGGGCGATGCGCGGTGAGCTGGATTTCTCTGAGAGTTTCCGGGCTCGGGTTGCCTTGCTCGAGGGTTTAGGCGAAGAGGCCCTCGAGCGGATTGCGGGAGAGCTGCGCATTACCGAGGGTGCCGAACACCTGATCAGCACACTGCGCAAGCTGGGCTATAAGACCGCCATTCTTTCAGGCGGCTTCACGTATTTTGCCCGTTACCTGCAGCAACGCCTCGGCATTGACTATGTGCATGCCAATGAACTGGATATCGAGAATGGTCAGGTCACCGGCAAGGTCACCGGCACAATTGTCGATGGCGAGCGCAAAGCGTTTTTATTGCGTCAGCTGGCGGAACAGGAAGGCCTGGATTTGCAGCAGGTAATCGCGGTCGGTGATGGCGCCAACGATTTGCCCATGCTCAGTGCTGCGGGCCTGGGCATCGCATTCAGGGCCAAGCCAC